The Nostoc sp. PCC 7524 nucleotide sequence ATTTCTTGAGCTTTTTCTTGGAGGTTGACTGGCAGATTGTTAGAGTCTAGCCATGCGGGATAAGGGTCTATTGGTAATGTGGATGGAGGTGTTCCCGTGCGTTCTAATATTAATTGCTGGAGATATTCTTGGTAGGCTAGAATTTCTGTTTCTGTGGTGCAAGGTAAGGTGACTAAAGCTTCGCGTTCGGCTTGAGTCATGTGATTCCAATCAGATAATTTTAGTTTAATGCCGCAGGTATCTAAGTTATAGCGTACCTGCATGGGGATACAACGCAGAGAATCTACAAATTCGGCTTCA carries:
- a CDS encoding nitrate reductase associated protein; the encoded protein is MTTFFKFEAEFVDSLRCIPMQVRYNLDTCGIKLKLSDWNHMTQAEREALVTLPCTTETEILAYQEYLQQLILERTGTPPSTLPIDPYPAWLDSNNLPVNLQEKAQEIGINITLSQWANLTPLQRFALIKLSRPGHENKNFPRAIAEFNLVNSH